From the Gymnogyps californianus isolate 813 chromosome 2, ASM1813914v2, whole genome shotgun sequence genome, one window contains:
- the LOC127013686 gene encoding opsin-5-like has protein sequence MGPSFSNSTFQSKITESADIVVGICYMVFGICSLCGNTILLYVSYKKKNLLKPVEYFIINLAISDLGMTLTLYPLAVTSSLSHRWLYGKPICLFYAFCGVLFGICSLSTLTLLSTVCCLKICFPAYGNRFRREHGHILIACAWTYAAIFACCPLVHWGEYGVEPYGTACCIDWHSTNINVVAMSYTVVLFVFCFILPCGVIVTSYSLILVIVKESRKAVEQHVSGPARMSNAQTITVKLSVAVCMGFFAAWSPYAIIAMWAAFGSIDKIPPLAFAVPAVFAKSSTLYNPVIYLLLKPNFRNTIAKDFTVLQQLCIRSCFCVKALQNYRSALNTSLRTFKNKNEPSCNSLPIVEECSYFPREKHSDTFECFQSYPKCCQERLSTTECPPQDSVSLESNLQAKVRQGSKKSVKVVVQGEKSTEIDTLEITLEAVPVHRTFTDL, from the exons atgggCCCATCTTTCAGTAACTCAACATTCCAGTCCAAAATAACAGAATCAGCTGATATTGTTGTTGGAATATGTTATATGGTATTTG GAATATGCTCCTTGTGTGGAAACACTATTCTCCTATACGTCTCctacaagaaaaagaatttgttgAAACCAGTGGAATACTTCATTATTAATCTTGCCATCAGTGATCTTGGTATGACTCTGACATTGTACCCTCTAGCTGTAACCTCCAGTCTTTCACACAG GTGGCTCTATGGGAAACCGATTTGCTTGTTCTATGCATTTTGTGGGGTGCTGTTTGGGATCTGCAGCCTCTCAACACTGACATTACTGAGCACTGTGTGCTGCctcaaaatttgttttccagcttaTG GGAACAGGTTCAGGAGAGAACATGGACACATCTTAATAGCCTGTGCTTGGACTTACGCAGCAATTTTTGCCTGTTGTCCTCTAGTTCACTGGGGAGAATATGGAGTGGAGCCCTATGGCACAGCCTGCTGCATTGACTGGCATTCCACCAACATAAATGTCGTGGCCATGTCTTACACTGTAgtcctctttgttttctgttttattctccCTTGTGGAGTAATTGTCACTTCCTACTCTCTTATTCTGGTAATTGTGAAAGAATCCAGGAAAGCAGTGGAACAGCATGTCTCTGGCCCCGCCAGGATGAGCAACGCACAAACCATTACTGTCAAG cTGAGTGTTGCTGTGTGTATGGGATTTTTTGCTGCCTGGAGCCCTTATGCCATCATTGCCATGTGGGCGGCTTTTGGATCGATAGATAAGATTCCTCCATTAGCCTTTGCTGTGCCAGCTGTCTTTGCAAAGTCATCCACACTCTACAATCCAGTTATCTATCTCCTCCTGAAGCCCAATTTCCGAAACACCATCGCCAAAGATTTCACAGTTCTTCAACAATTATGCATCAGGAGTTGTTTTTGTGTCAAGGCACTGCAGAACTACAGATCAGCTTTGAACACCAGCCTGAGaacatttaagaacaaaaatgaacCCAGCTGTAATTCTCTGCCAATTGTGGAAGAATGTTCTTATTTCCCTCGTGAAAAGCACAGTGATACTTTTGAATGCTTTCAAAGCTATCCAAAATGCTGCCAGGAGAGGCTAAGCACTACGGAATGCCCTCCTCAAGATTCTGTGTCCTTGGAGAGCAACCTTCAAGCAAAAGTGAGACAGGGCAGTAAGAAGTCAGTAAAGGTGGTtgtgcagggagaaaaaagcactgaaattgATACCTTGGAAATCACCTTGGAAGCAGTACCTGTGCATCGTACATTTACAGACCTCTAG